A window of the Branchiostoma lanceolatum isolate klBraLanc5 chromosome 13, klBraLanc5.hap2, whole genome shotgun sequence genome harbors these coding sequences:
- the LOC136447086 gene encoding proteasome activator complex subunit 3-like isoform X1, producing MSFCKDDKVKDFKEHFCKEAETIVTDDFPKKIIQLDELLKSDMFQCEDLTLMHMTLNVPVPDPVIVNSHQSEAKRRKLEHSLDDIQGELSIQGTKVYLNPAGMVTCNTKLTKIIEVMKPEIRTLVEKCNMLKMWVQLLIPRIEDGNNFGVSIQEDTLGELRQYESEAAAYLDQISRYFITRGKLVSKVAKYPHVEDYRRAVEEMDEKEFISLRLVCCELRNSYAALHDLIVKNIEKIKTPRTNNAESLY from the exons ATGTCTTTCTGTAAGGATGACAAG GTCAAAGACTTCAAGGAACACTTCTGCAAGGAG GCAGAGACTATCGTCACCGATGACTTTCCCAAGAAAATTATTCAGCTGGATGAACTACTCAAG TCGGACATGTTTCAGTGTGAAGACTTGACCCTGATGCACATGACCCTGAACGTGCCCGTCCCAGATCCCGTCATCGTCAACTCTCATCAG TCAGAAGCCAAGAGAAGGAAGCTGGAGCACAGTTTGGATGATATCCAAGGTGAGCTCTCCATCCAAG GTACTAAGGTCTACCTGAACCCTGCTGGCATGGTCACCTGTAACACCAAACTGACAAAGATCATCGAAGTCATGAAACCAGAAATCAGGACCCTAGTGGAGAAATGTAACATG TTGAAGATGTGGGTGCAGCTACTGATCCCGCGAATCGAGGACGGAAACAACTTCGGCGTCTCCATCCAGGAAGACACGCTGGGCGAGCTGCGGCAGTATGAAAGCGAGGCAGCAGCTTATCTCGACCAGATCTCAAG GTACTTTATTACAAGAGGGAAGCTGGTGTCTAAAGTAGCCAAGTACCCGCACGTGGAGGACTATCGACGGGCGGTCGAGGAGATGGACGAAAAGGAGTTCATCAGCTTACGATTGGTCTGTTGTGAGCTCCGCAACAGTTAT GCTGCCCTTCATGACCTCATAGTGAAGAACATTGAAAAGATCAAGACGCCAAGAACCAACAACGCAGAGTCTCTCTACTAG
- the LOC136447086 gene encoding proteasome activator complex subunit 3-like isoform X2: MSFCKDDKVKDFKEHFCKEAETIVTDDFPKKIIQLDELLKSDMFQCEDLTLMHMTLNVPVPDPVIVNSHQSEAKRRKLEHSLDDIQGTKVYLNPAGMVTCNTKLTKIIEVMKPEIRTLVEKCNMLKMWVQLLIPRIEDGNNFGVSIQEDTLGELRQYESEAAAYLDQISRYFITRGKLVSKVAKYPHVEDYRRAVEEMDEKEFISLRLVCCELRNSYAALHDLIVKNIEKIKTPRTNNAESLY; the protein is encoded by the exons ATGTCTTTCTGTAAGGATGACAAG GTCAAAGACTTCAAGGAACACTTCTGCAAGGAG GCAGAGACTATCGTCACCGATGACTTTCCCAAGAAAATTATTCAGCTGGATGAACTACTCAAG TCGGACATGTTTCAGTGTGAAGACTTGACCCTGATGCACATGACCCTGAACGTGCCCGTCCCAGATCCCGTCATCGTCAACTCTCATCAG TCAGAAGCCAAGAGAAGGAAGCTGGAGCACAGTTTGGATGATATCCAAG GTACTAAGGTCTACCTGAACCCTGCTGGCATGGTCACCTGTAACACCAAACTGACAAAGATCATCGAAGTCATGAAACCAGAAATCAGGACCCTAGTGGAGAAATGTAACATG TTGAAGATGTGGGTGCAGCTACTGATCCCGCGAATCGAGGACGGAAACAACTTCGGCGTCTCCATCCAGGAAGACACGCTGGGCGAGCTGCGGCAGTATGAAAGCGAGGCAGCAGCTTATCTCGACCAGATCTCAAG GTACTTTATTACAAGAGGGAAGCTGGTGTCTAAAGTAGCCAAGTACCCGCACGTGGAGGACTATCGACGGGCGGTCGAGGAGATGGACGAAAAGGAGTTCATCAGCTTACGATTGGTCTGTTGTGAGCTCCGCAACAGTTAT GCTGCCCTTCATGACCTCATAGTGAAGAACATTGAAAAGATCAAGACGCCAAGAACCAACAACGCAGAGTCTCTCTACTAG